The sequence TGAACAGCTGGACTTGGCGTTGCCTTACGCGGTTTTGCCAGTCGCGCACGTGGCGTTAAATAGCGTCTGCGATAATCGCGAAGGAAGGAATCGGTGGTGCCGATATTCAAGATTGAATCAACCGCGACATCCCGTTCAAAACTACGATTGGTCAGAGGTTTAGTCAAAATACCAAATGTCCCAGCATCCGTACTTTCAGACATTTTCTGACTAAATTTTTGGTTCAACCGATTAAGAGCAAAATCATCGTCTGCAAGAGAGTAAGCGATCGCTGCACGCATGATATCTAAGCGCTCATGAGCTTCCAACGGTGCAACATCAGACCAGCGGCCACCATGCGCTTTCTCTAACAGCTCCCCTGCATCACTCCATCTGCGTGCATCCCAATTCACATTGGCACGCAGTCGATTCACATCATCACCAGTCAATGGATCAAGTAGTTCAAGAGCAACATCAAATCTGTTTATCTCAGATAAGGCATAAGCTTCGACCAAGCGACGCTGACGACGCAAAGAGGCAGGCAAGCTGGCCGAGCGTGATTTTTGCAATGTCGTCAAAGCACGGTGAGGCTTATTGTCCAAAAGCTGGACGACCGCCAAGTCAGCAGCAACGCGAGCGCGTGCAACACCGTTTAGGCGTTTTTCAACTTGGTGCTCTAACAGTTCAGCTGCCTGTGGCAATAAATCAAGATCGATCAAACGGCGGGCAAGATTACGCACGATCTCATCACCAATGCGACCAATCGGCATTAGATTGCGAAAATCATAATAGAGGCTCAAAGCATCTACTGAATCCAGTCCATCCGCTTTGCCACCATGAAACAAGCTAATAAACAACTCTTTCATATCATCTTGAAGGGCACGGGTAATGGGTGATTCATTATTAGAAATCGCAGCTGTCTCAACCAATTGAAAAGCCCGCCGATAATTCTTTTCAACCGCAAGAACCTTACCCAAGAACCTTAATGCTGATAGCTCCAAATCATCATTGCGCCAAACGGCAGCGAAGGCTTCAAGTTCATCAATCGTTTCTTGATTGTTTGCTTTACCAGTTTCATGATTAAGCATTGCAAGGTGCAAACGTGCCTCGGCTTGAACGCGAATATCGTCAATGGCGTTAGCACGGTTAAAGAAAAAACGGGCGTCTTCAAGACGCCCTTCAGCAAGTGCTAATTCTCCTTGCAGCACTTCATATTTTCCCCGTTGCTGGTCTTTCGCATTCCGAAGGATAATATTGCCCAGGTACCGTTTCGCATCATTGAGATCATTAAGTTTCAAGGCGGCTGTTGCCGCCGACAAGTAGAACGATTGTTTGGTATCGGCATCATAGGATGCTAATTTTGACCGCCCAAGCGTCGCATTCTTTCGAGCAATTTCCCATTTACTCGCACCTGCTGCCGAAATCGTTCGCCATACGGCGGCATCCTGATCTTTTGAATACGATTCAACCGCTAGCGTATTCAATGCCTCCTCATTACGAGCCATGGCAATTTGGGCAGCCGCTTTCATCAAAACAAACAGACGTTTGTTCTCCAGCAACGGCTGGCTTTTGATCGCTCGCTCCAAAACAGCCAGCGCTTCTGGGCCATAGTTGTTGGCCACATAAAACTCCGCCAATTTCATTTGAGCTTTTGGTAAATCTTCTTTTCCACTGGTAATAACGGCCTTAATAAATTCGCCCTCTCTCCGCAGGAAAGCGGCTGGCTCCGCATAATTTGCCGGATCATATTCAAGCGGCACATCATACCATTCAGCCTGTTCAGATTTTCCACTCGAAGAAGAGCGAAGGTTTTTTACAGGGGAAAGATTCAATGAAGTTTCTGAAAAAATCTCGACATATTTCTTATGGCGTTTGACTTTAATATCATCGGCGAGTGTTGCCACAGCAAAGGCATGCGCCGATGGCAACATCTCAACTTTGACAAAGCTCTGCGCTCGCAAAAGCCCTCGGGCAGGCGCATGAGCCAACAAGATATGCAAGGTATCACCAACAATTGGATCAACAATTTCTACAACACCAGCAGAATTTTCCAGAGGAACTTGGAGGAATAACCCACCCTTTGCATTCACGCCACGTGATACAGAAAGCCGTTCAGAAGCACGGATGATTGAGTTTCCAATTGAAATCACCCAGTTGTTCTCTTCAACCGCAGACGAAGCAAGCTGTGCACTTGGCATTCCAATTCGGATTGCTTTGTACTCGCCTTTTTCAACGACATCGATAGAGCGCACAAAATCGCCCAACAACGTCTCGATTGCAGAAACGTCGATGATGTTGTCCGTTTTAACCGCAATCCAGACAGCTTTATCACGCCTGAACACAGCGGTCGGTGTTTCGGTTTCGAAGGGGAAGACGAGGCGAAGTGCGTCTTTACTCGGATTGAGTGACGCTTCAACGGCGGAAAGGCCTTCTATCTTCTTTTGGTCGGCATCAACAGATTCTGGATTGCGTTTAGCATTCTCATCCTTCAAGCCATCCAAAGCTTGTTCCTGTTCAACCGTCACATCTTCAGAAGATCCAAACAGCTCTAGAGCGCTTTCACGATTTTCATTAGATTTACCGGCACTTTGAGGCTGCTGCTCATTGCCCGTCCGCTCTTCTTTATCTTCGGTAGCAGGTGGCGCAACAGGCAGCTCAGCTAGCGCACGTTCGCCACCATTATTTTCTGTAAATGAAACATCCTTCGCTCCTTCAGGCACACTCGGCAAGCCACCTATTAAAAGCGGAACATTCACGGCGTTATCATTTTTCCCAATCAACTTTTCATGGGTAACATCAATGATGTACGATTCTCCATCTGCGTATGAACGTACTTTGGATTTTCTATCCATTCTGATTCTTACAATGGTCGTATCGTCGGCGGTTGCCCCTTGAACTTTCTTGATCAACGCAGGCAAGTCAGCATTGATGGGTGCAAAGTCGAAGGTCCCTTTGCGATCAAACTCTAAAATTGCATCATCTTCTTCACGTTTAAAGGCCGCGCTATAAGGCACATTCCAATTGAAGACGAAGCGGGTAAAGGTCGGATGACGCCCCACGCGCATTTCAAACTTGGGTACAACACCATTTTCTTCCTGAGCAATGGCATTTTGTTCTGCAAGTTCAAGTGCATCTTCTGCGCGATTTTCTAATTTCCGAACGATCGCTTCAGGAATTGATGGATTGGGACCCTGCCAATTGCCCGGTAGGAAATCGACAAACAAATGTTCGCCCGCCGCCATCGTATTAACGCGAACGCCGACATTTAGTGCGAACCTCAGTACCCCACCCTCTGGATCACGACGTCCAACCAAAACATAATCAGAAAGACCACGCACATGCCGTTCAACATCGATTTCCAACGGTTCGCTCAGGCGAATAACCAGAACGTTGTCATCTGTTGAGATACTGTGTTTGATGAATTTAGTTCGGTTTCGAAGCTGAATAGCTAAACGACCATGGCCATTCTTGGTGCTCACGGTAACGTTCGTTTTTAATGGCACAGAAATCTGCGCAAAAGCGGTTACCGATTGAAACAGAAAAAAGATAATAAGAAGCAACGACCAGACAAAAACTGCCCCGCCTTTACGATTGCTTTGATAAGCGTTTGCTCGAACTCGATACAACAACATGATACGCCACGCTTAGATACTCTTAGCGCAACACTAGCAGCCGTTGGTTAATGGGCGATTACCCGCCGATTTTTTGGAGTTTTCTTTTATCTCGCGCTGAATTTTTAGAAATTGACTGCGCAGCCATCTCCACTGTAAGGCGCTCAGCAGCCTTTACATCCATCTCAGCAAGCACCGCCGACATTTTGCGAGGGTTCATAGAAGTCGCCAAACTATAGAGTACGTTCAACGATAGAGCGTTGAATATCTTCGCTGCATCTTTTGGCTTCATGCTTTCATAAATGATCACCAAGTCTTTGGCGCTTTGTTTACTGGATTTACCCTCTGGTCCTTCGTCGTCTTCTTTTTGCTTTTTGAGGTTTTTGATTTGCGCTTTTAATCGTTTTTCTGCTGCAGCAAGAAGCTCCTCGCGCAGTTTCAGATCGCGCTCACGCGTTTCCAACGCCTCCCGACGGTCACCTAATCGATTGACCAAAGCATCCCGGCTGCTTTTATCAGCGCCTAGGTCAGCAGTTACATCACGAGGCGCCGGCTTTTCTTTCTTTGCAGGCTTTTTTTCTGCTTCAGCATCGGCGTCTTTTTTATCAGCATCTTGTGCGCTTGCAGAAGAAACTGCGATGTCATCGAAAGCGCCACTGGCAGCCAGAGCAATCAATTTAATGGACAAGAGAGCAAAAGCTGCAACAGCACATAATTGCAATAGGCGCATGATTAGCTCCCTGACCGACGTAAGGCATTGATGCGGGCTGTCGCTTCAGCCGCCAATTCGCTTACGGCACGCGGTTGCGAAGTGGTTGGTCTTGAAACAGCACGGCGTGGAGAAGGTAGCGGCTTATTAATGGAGCCTGCCTGCGTAATCGTAGCGATACGATGCACCAATTCCTCGCCTTCGCTCAAATTCGCACGCAACTCAACATTAAGCTTTTCAGCTTCGCGAACATGCACACCAAGATGTTTTAGGTTTTCGTGAGAGGTCACTTTAAGACCATTAATCGCGCGCTCAGCTAGCTCAGTCGCCGTCATCAATTCAGCAATCGTCAAACGCAGTGCGTTTTCTTCTAGCTTCAAGCTCTTCAATTTACCGCTCAATACATAGCAATAAACAATGGTAGCAGCCAGCAGGACAATCACTAATCCTTCGATAAAGATACCAGACGTCATGTTGCACTTGCCTCCATTTCAGATATGGCTTTTTCGTAGCCATTTATTGTCATTTTTTGTGGTTTGAGCTCGCGCGTCACCTGTACGGATACTTTATCATCGATGCGACCAATTTGGCCCTCGCTCATGGTGACATTGCCAACCCGCAATTCAACCGTCTCGCTTGGGTCTTGGCGCAGAAGAAGGGTCTCGCCGACTGAAAGGTCCATCACTTCAGAAAGTGGAACTTCTTTTTCAAATAAAATGGCATCGACAGTCACATCGGCAGCATTGGCTTGTGTTGCAAGATGGCGCTCCCAATCAACATCGCGACCAAAGTTGTCACCAACAAACATTTGCAGCAGCAAATGGCGGATAGGTTCAATTGTTTCATAAGGAAGAAGCAGCTCAACATCACCACCACGGTCTTCAATATCAATACGCAACCGAACAAGAACCGCCGCATTGGCAGGGCGAATGAGAGCTGCAAATCTTGGATTTGTCTCCATCCGGTCCAAAGTAAAGGTAACAGGTGTCACTGGTTCGAAAGCTTGTTGAGCATCTTTCAACAAATGCCCAGCTAATTGTTGGACCAGACCAAGTTCAATTGCTGTGTAAGGGCGGCCTTCCACCCGTGCTGCACCTGAAGAATTACCACCACCAAGCAGAACGTCGACAATCGTGTAAATCAGCAATGAATCGGTCGTCAAAAGACCAAAGTTATTCCACTCTTCAGCTTTGAAAACCGATAGAATTGCCGGCAGTGGAATAGAATTTAGATAGTCACCAAAACGCACTGACGAAATGGAATCGAGAGATACCTCAACGTTATCTGATGTCAAATTACGTAGCGATGTCGTGGATAATCTTACAAGACGGTTGAACACCACTTCCAACATTGGAAGGCGCTCGTAAGAGACCAACGCAGAACTGATAAGCGCACGCACACCATTTTGGTCTGCGCTTAAAAGCTCATCAGCCCGAAAGCCCATAAGGGCATCAATTTCTTCTTGAACGAGCAGACGATCCGCATTTTTATTCGAAGCTTCATCGTCGTCGCCATCCATCAAGCTCGACCATTGAGCCGTCAGCGATTGGGCGTTCTCAGCACCCTGCTCTTCTAGCGCCTCACCCCACGCGGCGGCTAAATCGTCTTCTTCAAAATCATCTTCCTCAGCCATAACCGATTAAACTCCTGACTTATTGGATTAGAATTTCTTCGAAAAGAATTTTGCGAACTTCAACTGGATAAACCGCGATATTAATGCGTCTTTGCAGCTCTTCCTTCAGTCGGAACATACCAGCTGAGCCTTCAATATCTGTTGTACGAAGCTCGCGCAGATAGACCTGAAACGCATCCAAAACACGCGGCATTAACGGTTCAATTTTTGAAATCTCACCTTGATCGCGCAATTCAAGCGTTGCCTTAAGCTTCAAGTACTGTTGGCGGCCAGCGACATTTTCTAGATTAACGGTAATGGCTGGAAGAGGAAAGAACACCACAGGTTCAGGTGCCTCAATTTTCTCTTCAGTCCCAGCGACTTCTTCTGGTTCAGCAAATGGATCCAGAATAAAGAATGCCGCACCGCCACCGATCAGAAGCAATGCAACCACTATTATCAGTATCAGCTTTTTCTTGCCACCTGAGGAACCTTCTTCATCATCAAGAAGTTCATCACCTTCAACAGCTTCGTTCGCCATGCCACCGCCTGCTTAAAATCTTTTGTTCCACTGAAGGTTCTCACCAAATCGAAGCGGAATTTTGCCACAAACAAACCTTAGTTCCTGAATGGTTAACGAAAGGTTGCATTTTCTTAACGATTACTAACGAACTAGGCATTTTTTGCCGACTAATTTTACCCAGAGGCACAAACTGCCTAGCTCAAAACAACCCTAAAAAAACAAAAATCGAGCATTTTCAATGACTTAACAAGTTGGCACGCTGCATGCAAAGAGGTTTCCATGCAGATACGCTGGGGAGCGTTGATGCAAAGCCGGGCTGGGGAGCCTTGGTTACATTTTGGGAGCTAAAAGGGTTCGTTATGGAGAACGCACAGCTTATTACCCTTTCACGCGTTAGTGCGCTTGAAAGGCAGATGAACGTAGTCGCCAACAATTTGGCGAACGTAAACACGACCGGCTATAAGAGCGAGAACATGCTCTTTGAGGAATACCTCATGCCTGTTGCGAGCGCTGAAGAATTTAAATCCACCGACCGCGACCTGCGTTTCGTGCTGGATGACAGAACCGTTGGAAATTTTGGCACTGGTACAATCGAGACCACTGGTAACCAACTTGATGTAGCCATCAAGGGTGAAGGCTTCTTCGTTATTCAAACACCAGCGGGTGAACGTTACACACGCGACGGTTCTTTTACCCTCAATCCAGACGGCCAACTCACTAATCACGATGGTCATGCCGTATTGGGTCAAGGCGGCCCAATCCAATTTAATCCTGACGATACATCTATCACGATTAATGGTGATGGAACGATCTCAGCTACCAATGGCGAAATAGGTCGCTTGCGCGTCGTCACATTCGACGACCCGCAAACGTTGACCCGCAAGGGGCAAAATCTCTTTGAAGGAGAAAATGCCCGCGCTCTTGAAACACCCCGCATTACTCAGTTCGCATTGGAATCTGCCAATGTGGATCCGATTAATCAGATTTCACAAATGATCGAAGTTCAACGGTCATACCAAGAACTAACCAGCATAATGAGCCAGCAAAATGATCTGCGTGAAAACGCGATCCGTACGCTTGGCCGTGTTCAAGTTAACGCATAGGGATAGAAGTAGATGCAAGCTTTACGAACAGCCGCTTCTGGCATGCGCGCTCAAGAACAAAACGTTCAAACGGTCGCGAATAATATTGCCAACAT is a genomic window of Hyphomicrobiales bacterium containing:
- the fliM gene encoding flagellar motor switch protein FliM; its protein translation is MAEEDDFEEDDLAAAWGEALEEQGAENAQSLTAQWSSLMDGDDDEASNKNADRLLVQEEIDALMGFRADELLSADQNGVRALISSALVSYERLPMLEVVFNRLVRLSTTSLRNLTSDNVEVSLDSISSVRFGDYLNSIPLPAILSVFKAEEWNNFGLLTTDSLLIYTIVDVLLGGGNSSGAARVEGRPYTAIELGLVQQLAGHLLKDAQQAFEPVTPVTFTLDRMETNPRFAALIRPANAAVLVRLRIDIEDRGGDVELLLPYETIEPIRHLLLQMFVGDNFGRDVDWERHLATQANAADVTVDAILFEKEVPLSEVMDLSVGETLLLRQDPSETVELRVGNVTMSEGQIGRIDDKVSVQVTRELKPQKMTINGYEKAISEMEASAT
- a CDS encoding DUF6468 domain-containing protein, which gives rise to MTSGIFIEGLVIVLLAATIVYCYVLSGKLKSLKLEENALRLTIAELMTATELAERAINGLKVTSHENLKHLGVHVREAEKLNVELRANLSEGEELVHRIATITQAGSINKPLPSPRRAVSRPTTSQPRAVSELAAEATARINALRRSGS
- a CDS encoding flagellar basal body-associated FliL family protein, with product MANEAVEGDELLDDEEGSSGGKKKLILIIVVALLLIGGGAAFFILDPFAEPEEVAGTEEKIEAPEPVVFFPLPAITVNLENVAGRQQYLKLKATLELRDQGEISKIEPLMPRVLDAFQVYLRELRTTDIEGSAGMFRLKEELQRRINIAVYPVEVRKILFEEILIQ
- the flgF gene encoding flagellar basal-body rod protein FlgF, with product MQRGFHADTLGSVDAKPGWGALVTFWELKGFVMENAQLITLSRVSALERQMNVVANNLANVNTTGYKSENMLFEEYLMPVASAEEFKSTDRDLRFVLDDRTVGNFGTGTIETTGNQLDVAIKGEGFFVIQTPAGERYTRDGSFTLNPDGQLTNHDGHAVLGQGGPIQFNPDDTSITINGDGTISATNGEIGRLRVVTFDDPQTLTRKGQNLFEGENARALETPRITQFALESANVDPINQISQMIEVQRSYQELTSIMSQQNDLRENAIRTLGRVQVNA